Proteins from one Halalkalicoccus sp. NIPERK01 genomic window:
- a CDS encoding IclR family transcriptional regulator: protein MKESKQQKGWVKSDKTLFLILDSLHILDKAGVTELAEMSDLPKSTVHKHLKALESEDYIINDGGKYELGFKFLTFGGRVRDNNYLCRIAESAVTKLRQETDQNATFAIEQGGLGIFTHIDRTRYSINYLLLGEQFHLSTTAVGKAMLATLSDKEVANLIEKHGLPRRTDATITDRENLHKELETIRDRGYALNMEERQEGIREVGTAVSIPDHNILGGISVAGPAHYLSESDLNDEYANAVLASADEIKLQIKHNNVSLR, encoded by the coding sequence ATGAAGGAGAGTAAGCAACAGAAAGGGTGGGTAAAATCAGACAAAACATTATTTCTTATACTAGATTCTCTTCATATCCTTGATAAAGCTGGTGTAACAGAGTTAGCGGAAATGTCTGATTTGCCCAAATCGACTGTCCACAAACATTTAAAAGCACTCGAAAGTGAGGATTATATAATTAATGACGGAGGAAAGTACGAATTGGGTTTTAAATTCTTAACTTTTGGTGGTCGTGTGAGAGATAACAATTATTTGTGTCGTATCGCAGAATCTGCTGTAACGAAACTAAGACAGGAGACAGATCAGAACGCTACCTTTGCTATCGAGCAGGGTGGTCTCGGAATCTTTACACATATCGACCGTACTAGATATAGTATAAATTATCTCCTTTTAGGAGAACAATTTCACCTAAGTACTACTGCGGTCGGTAAAGCAATGCTCGCAACCTTATCGGATAAGGAGGTAGCTAACTTAATCGAAAAGCATGGACTTCCGCGTCGAACAGACGCAACTATTACTGACCGAGAAAACCTTCACAAGGAACTCGAGACGATTCGAGATCGTGGATATGCGTTAAATATGGAAGAGCGTCAAGAAGGTATTAGAGAAGTTGGTACTGCAGTATCGATCCCCGATCATAATATACTGGGTGGTATAAGTGTTGCTGGACCAGCTCATTACCTCTCAGAAAGCGATCTTAATGACGAATACGCGAACGCAGTACTAGCGAGTGCAGACGAAATCAAGCTACAAATTAAGCACAATAATGTAAGTTTACGATAA
- a CDS encoding amidohydrolase family protein: MSQEVASPDVVGDELTIDSDVHLQIRHEDLVPYLDEPWRSRMKDSHTGQQPNDGWDRTVNGKFLMDFDSVQTAEDLKHSLCNDLGVDYPIINTLGLMSRNPENDWSVALMKAHNDFLIDNFLDVYDNFLGLATITTQQPDKAAEEIDRMASEEDIVGIYIHNTGPNPPLGDSFYDSMWEAAEDNDLNVAFHGSADGFMFEFPRQNQSLNQFIEVHTLAHPWSQMLTMISLIVEGTVEKFPDLRWAFLEAGLSWVPYMLFRLNKEYSMRRSEAPLLEKMPEEYFREKMYVASQPLEEPMAQTDLAKLIDVVGTDNILFATDYPHWDFDNPETLNQHLQRMFDPEDLTKVMTQNAIEMFDLTI, from the coding sequence ATGTCCCAAGAGGTAGCAAGCCCAGACGTAGTAGGCGACGAGCTTACGATCGACTCTGACGTACATCTCCAAATCCGCCACGAGGATCTTGTACCATATCTTGATGAGCCGTGGAGGAGCCGAATGAAAGACTCCCACACTGGTCAACAGCCAAATGACGGTTGGGACCGAACAGTAAATGGGAAATTCCTCATGGATTTTGACTCTGTTCAAACAGCTGAAGATCTAAAACATAGTCTGTGCAACGATCTAGGTGTTGACTACCCAATCATAAACACATTAGGGTTGATGAGTCGAAATCCAGAGAATGATTGGTCAGTAGCACTAATGAAAGCACATAACGATTTTCTTATTGACAATTTCTTGGATGTATATGACAATTTCCTTGGTCTCGCTACAATTACGACTCAGCAACCAGATAAAGCCGCTGAAGAAATTGATCGAATGGCAAGTGAGGAGGATATTGTTGGTATTTACATTCACAATACTGGTCCCAATCCGCCATTAGGTGATAGTTTCTACGATAGCATGTGGGAGGCTGCCGAGGACAATGATCTCAATGTAGCATTCCATGGTAGCGCTGACGGTTTTATGTTCGAATTTCCTAGACAGAACCAAAGTCTGAATCAATTCATTGAGGTACATACTCTCGCTCACCCATGGAGTCAGATGTTGACGATGATTAGCCTCATCGTTGAAGGGACTGTAGAAAAATTCCCAGATCTCAGATGGGCCTTTTTGGAAGCAGGCCTCTCCTGGGTGCCTTACATGCTATTTCGGCTTAACAAGGAATACTCAATGCGGCGCTCAGAAGCTCCCCTCTTAGAGAAAATGCCCGAAGAATATTTCCGAGAAAAGATGTACGTAGCAAGCCAACCTCTCGAAGAACCGATGGCCCAGACGGACCTAGCTAAATTAATTGACGTGGTTGGAACCGACAATATTCTGTTTGCGACTGACTACCCACACTGGGACTTCGATAACCCAGAAACTCTCAATCAGCACCTTCAACGAATGTTTGATCCAGAGGATCTAACGAAAGTGATGACTCAGAATGCGATTGAAATGTTTGACCTGACTATATAG